A section of the Malus sylvestris chromosome 17, drMalSylv7.2, whole genome shotgun sequence genome encodes:
- the LOC126611600 gene encoding formamidopyrimidine-DNA glycosylase isoform X1, translating into MPELPEVEAARRAIEEHCVGKKITKALIADDSKVIDGVSRADFEASLLGKTIVSAHRKGKNMWLCLDSPPFPSFQFGMAGAVYIKGVAVTKYKRSAVKDTDEWPSKYSKFFVELDDGLEFSFTDKRRFARVRLLKDPTSVPPISELGPDALLEPMTVNELFECFSKKKIAIKTLLLDQSVISGIGNWVADEVLYQARIHPEQSAASLSKENCAALHTSIKEVLEKSLEVGADSSQFPSDWIFHSREKKPGKAFVDGKKIEFITVGSRTSAFVPELQKLSGPQASKAASKQANKKKGRGDVVNDDVDEAESDEEANEKEKSKKGRKPKGQGKRASAKRKSKESDDEDKDSDDDDADDDDDHQDEDQKKKTRKGVNNKQSKAEKTSKAKVPTSQSGKKLKKGK; encoded by the exons ATGCCGGAGCTACCGGAGGTGGAGGCGGCTCGGAGGGCCATAGAGGAACACTGCGTAGGGAAGAAGATAACGAAAGCACTCATCGCCGACGACTCCAAAGTCATCGATGGAGTCTCACGCGCCGACTTCGAGGCCTCTCTCTTGGGAAAGACCATCGTCTCCGCCCACCGCAAGGGCAAGAACATGTGGCTCTGCCTCGACTCTCCTCCCTTTCCTTCCTTCCAATTCG GAATGGCGGGTGCTGTATATATTAAAGGGGTCGCCGTCACGAAATATAAGAG GTCTGCTGTAAAGGACACCGATGAGTGGCCTTCCAAGTATTCCAAGTTCTTTGTTGAA TTGGATGATGGTCTGGAGTTCTCTTTCACTGACAAGAGGCGATTTGCTAGAGTCCGCTTGCTGAAAGAT CCAACTTCTGTGCCCCCCATATCTGAACTCGGGCCCGATGCTCTCTTGGAGCCTATGACAGTGAATGAACTTTTTGAATGCTTCAGCAAGAAGAAAATTGCGATTAAGACCCTGTTGCTTGATCAG AGTGTTATTTCAGGAATTGGCAATTGGGTTGCTGATGAAGTACTCTACCAA GCAAGAATTCATCCGGAGCAAAGTGCTGCCAGCCTGTCGAAAGAAAATTGTGCAGCTTTACACACGAGCATCAAAGAG GTCCTTGAAAAATCCCTTGAAGTTGGAGCAGATAGTAGCCAATTTCCTAGTGATTGGATTTTTCATTCCCGTGAAAAGAAGCCTGGAAAGGCTTTTGTTGATG GGAAGAAAATTGAGTTTATCACGGTTGGTAGCAGG ACTTCAGCATTTGTACCAGAGCTTCAGAAGTTAAGTGGACCGCAAGCTTCCAAAGCAGCAAGTAAACAAGCTAACAAGAAAAAAGGGCGTGGTGATGTTGTTAACGATGATGTTGATGAAGCAGAAAGTGATGAAGAAgccaatgaaaaagaaaaatcgaaGAAAGGGAGGAAGCCTAAAGGTCAAGGTAAGAGGGCGTCGgcgaaaagaaaatcaaaagagAGTGATGATGAAGACAaggacagtgatgatgatgatgctgaCGACGACGATGACCATCAGGATGAAgatcaaaagaagaaaacaagaaaaggtGTCAATAATAAGCAATCCAAGGCAGAGAAGACATCAAAGGCAAAGGTGCCGACCAGTCAAAGTGGTAAGAAGCTGAAGAAAGGAAAATAG
- the LOC126611600 gene encoding formamidopyrimidine-DNA glycosylase isoform X2: MPELPEVEAARRAIEEHCVGKKITKALIADDSKVIDGVSRADFEASLLGKTIVSAHRKGKNMWLCLDSPPFPSFQFGMAGAVYIKGVAVTKYKRSAVKDTDEWPSKYSKFFVELDDGLEFSFTDKRRFARVRLLKDPTSVPPISELGPDALLEPMTVNELFECFSKKKIAIKTLLLDQSVISGIGNWVADEVLYQARIHPEQSAASLSKENCAALHTSIKEVIEYAVQVDAESIHFPREWLFHFRWGKKPGKVNGKKIEFITVGSRTSAFVPELQKLSGPQASKAASKQANKKKGRGDVVNDDVDEAESDEEANEKEKSKKGRKPKGQGKRASAKRKSKESDDEDKDSDDDDADDDDDHQDEDQKKKTRKGVNNKQSKAEKTSKAKVPTSQSGKKLKKGK, translated from the exons ATGCCGGAGCTACCGGAGGTGGAGGCGGCTCGGAGGGCCATAGAGGAACACTGCGTAGGGAAGAAGATAACGAAAGCACTCATCGCCGACGACTCCAAAGTCATCGATGGAGTCTCACGCGCCGACTTCGAGGCCTCTCTCTTGGGAAAGACCATCGTCTCCGCCCACCGCAAGGGCAAGAACATGTGGCTCTGCCTCGACTCTCCTCCCTTTCCTTCCTTCCAATTCG GAATGGCGGGTGCTGTATATATTAAAGGGGTCGCCGTCACGAAATATAAGAG GTCTGCTGTAAAGGACACCGATGAGTGGCCTTCCAAGTATTCCAAGTTCTTTGTTGAA TTGGATGATGGTCTGGAGTTCTCTTTCACTGACAAGAGGCGATTTGCTAGAGTCCGCTTGCTGAAAGAT CCAACTTCTGTGCCCCCCATATCTGAACTCGGGCCCGATGCTCTCTTGGAGCCTATGACAGTGAATGAACTTTTTGAATGCTTCAGCAAGAAGAAAATTGCGATTAAGACCCTGTTGCTTGATCAG AGTGTTATTTCAGGAATTGGCAATTGGGTTGCTGATGAAGTACTCTACCAA GCAAGAATTCATCCGGAGCAAAGTGCTGCCAGCCTGTCGAAAGAAAATTGTGCAGCTTTACACACGAGCATCAAAGAG GTTATTGAATATGCGGTTCAAGTTGATGCCGAGTCTATCCACTTTCCCCGTGAATGGTTGTTTCATTTTCGGTGGGGCAAAAAGCCTGGAAAAGTTAATG GGAAGAAAATTGAGTTTATCACGGTTGGTAGCAGG ACTTCAGCATTTGTACCAGAGCTTCAGAAGTTAAGTGGACCGCAAGCTTCCAAAGCAGCAAGTAAACAAGCTAACAAGAAAAAAGGGCGTGGTGATGTTGTTAACGATGATGTTGATGAAGCAGAAAGTGATGAAGAAgccaatgaaaaagaaaaatcgaaGAAAGGGAGGAAGCCTAAAGGTCAAGGTAAGAGGGCGTCGgcgaaaagaaaatcaaaagagAGTGATGATGAAGACAaggacagtgatgatgatgatgctgaCGACGACGATGACCATCAGGATGAAgatcaaaagaagaaaacaagaaaaggtGTCAATAATAAGCAATCCAAGGCAGAGAAGACATCAAAGGCAAAGGTGCCGACCAGTCAAAGTGGTAAGAAGCTGAAGAAAGGAAAATAG
- the LOC126611925 gene encoding BAG family molecular chaperone regulator 5, mitochondrial-like: MEKVGSAVDGTGTPPATTEIPIQSSNAPIPITLHLPQSTAAIKIQSAYRAHLICTHFKTIAAVHSEADEFQRLIQRQETVDSVRTSEREKLRMNESLMQLLLKLDSDPAVREARRKVSRRIVGLQKIVDAIVSEDMDGFWGGRDGGFGRNWDDVLAEMKEEACRDKGGEEMERFCAQYMGFKCITRFLFKNQM, from the exons ATGGAGAAGGTGGGATCTGCTGTAGATGGTACAGGG ACCCCTCCCGCCACCACCGAAATTCCCATCCAGTCCTCGAACGCCCCAATTCCCATCACCCTTCACTTACCGCAATCCACCGCAGCCATCAAAATTCAATCGGCCTACCGGGCCCACCTCATCTGCACCCACTTCAAAACAATCGCAGCCGTCCACTCCGAGGCCGATGAGTTCCAGCGCCTGATCCAACGGCAAGAAACTGTTGATTCCGTCAGGACAAGCGAGCGTGAGAAGCTGAGGATGAACGAGTCCCTGATGCAACTGCTGCTGAAGTTGGACTCGGACCCCGCGGTGAGGGAAGCGAGGAGAAAGGTGAGTCGTCGGATCGTGGGGCTGCAGAAGATCGTGGACGCAATCGTATCGGAAGACATGGATGGCTTCTGGGGTGGCAGAGACGGTGGGTTTGGGAGGAACTGGGATGACGTCCTTGCGGAGATGAAGGAGGAGGCGTGCAGGGACAAAGGAGGGGAAGAGATGGAGAGGTTTTGCGCTCAGTATATGGggtt TAAATGCATCACACGtttcttgttcaaaaatcaaatgTAA
- the LOC126611600 gene encoding formamidopyrimidine-DNA glycosylase isoform X3, translating into MPELPEVEAARRAIEEHCVGKKITKALIADDSKVIDGVSRADFEASLLGKTIVSAHRKGKNMWLCLDSPPFPSFQFGMAGAVYIKGVAVTKYKRSAVKDTDEWPSKYSKFFVELDDGLEFSFTDKRRFARVRLLKDPTSVPPISELGPDALLEPMTVNELFECFSKKKIAIKTLLLDQSVISGIGNWVADEVLYQARIHPEQSAASLSKENCAALHTSIKEVIEYAVQVDAESIHFPREWLFHFRWGKKPGKVLEKSLEVGADSSQFPSDWIFHSREKKPGKAFVDGKKIEFITVGSRTSAFVPELQKLSGPQASKAASKQANKKKGRGDVVNDDVDEAESDEEANEKEKSKKGRKPKGQGKRASAKRKSKESDDEDKDSDDDDADDDDDHQDEDQKKKTRKGVNNKQSKAEKTSKAKVPTSQSGKKLKKGK; encoded by the exons ATGCCGGAGCTACCGGAGGTGGAGGCGGCTCGGAGGGCCATAGAGGAACACTGCGTAGGGAAGAAGATAACGAAAGCACTCATCGCCGACGACTCCAAAGTCATCGATGGAGTCTCACGCGCCGACTTCGAGGCCTCTCTCTTGGGAAAGACCATCGTCTCCGCCCACCGCAAGGGCAAGAACATGTGGCTCTGCCTCGACTCTCCTCCCTTTCCTTCCTTCCAATTCG GAATGGCGGGTGCTGTATATATTAAAGGGGTCGCCGTCACGAAATATAAGAG GTCTGCTGTAAAGGACACCGATGAGTGGCCTTCCAAGTATTCCAAGTTCTTTGTTGAA TTGGATGATGGTCTGGAGTTCTCTTTCACTGACAAGAGGCGATTTGCTAGAGTCCGCTTGCTGAAAGAT CCAACTTCTGTGCCCCCCATATCTGAACTCGGGCCCGATGCTCTCTTGGAGCCTATGACAGTGAATGAACTTTTTGAATGCTTCAGCAAGAAGAAAATTGCGATTAAGACCCTGTTGCTTGATCAG AGTGTTATTTCAGGAATTGGCAATTGGGTTGCTGATGAAGTACTCTACCAA GCAAGAATTCATCCGGAGCAAAGTGCTGCCAGCCTGTCGAAAGAAAATTGTGCAGCTTTACACACGAGCATCAAAGAG GTTATTGAATATGCGGTTCAAGTTGATGCCGAGTCTATCCACTTTCCCCGTGAATGGTTGTTTCATTTTCGGTGGGGCAAAAAGCCTGGAAAA GTCCTTGAAAAATCCCTTGAAGTTGGAGCAGATAGTAGCCAATTTCCTAGTGATTGGATTTTTCATTCCCGTGAAAAGAAGCCTGGAAAGGCTTTTGTTGATG GGAAGAAAATTGAGTTTATCACGGTTGGTAGCAGG ACTTCAGCATTTGTACCAGAGCTTCAGAAGTTAAGTGGACCGCAAGCTTCCAAAGCAGCAAGTAAACAAGCTAACAAGAAAAAAGGGCGTGGTGATGTTGTTAACGATGATGTTGATGAAGCAGAAAGTGATGAAGAAgccaatgaaaaagaaaaatcgaaGAAAGGGAGGAAGCCTAAAGGTCAAGGTAAGAGGGCGTCGgcgaaaagaaaatcaaaagagAGTGATGATGAAGACAaggacagtgatgatgatgatgctgaCGACGACGATGACCATCAGGATGAAgatcaaaagaagaaaacaagaaaaggtGTCAATAATAAGCAATCCAAGGCAGAGAAGACATCAAAGGCAAAGGTGCCGACCAGTCAAAGTGGTAAGAAGCTGAAGAAAGGAAAATAG
- the LOC126611601 gene encoding uncharacterized protein LOC126611601 gives MASALLSLPFNLPPSSSPLSAVSNSPKPKSHIRLFTSSRRRARVTASAADQEKTKDTEKDSDSDSAAFNPFGFVTDNPSSRSAIQISESPAESGNVGQMLYRIEDKGKEYGKYFRAGEYVWFVRETGSAESERGTVVFLHGAPTQSYSYRNVMSQLSEDFGFHCLAPDWLGFGFSDKPQAGYDDFDYKEEEFHKEFDKLLDKLRVKSPFYLVVQGFLVGSYGLTWALKNPSKISKLAILNTPLTVSSPVPGLFKQLRFPFLGEFTCQNAVMAERFIEAGSAYVLKLEKADVYRLPYLSSSGPGFALLETTRKADFNGILSQISSGFASGRWDTPTLVVWGISDKYLPQSTAEEFQKANPTAVQLKLIEGAGHMPQEDWPERVVTALRVFF, from the exons ATGGCTTCGGCTCTGCTCTCTCTGCCCTTCAACCTCCCACcctcttcttctcctctctCCGCCGTATCCAATTCTCctaaacccaaatcccacatccGCCTTTTTACGAGCAGTAGGAGAAGAGCAAGAGTCACAGCCAGTGCTgcagaccaagaaaaaaccaaggACACAGAGAAAGACTCAGACTCAGACTCAGCGGCTTTCAACCCCTTTGGCTTTGTCACCGATAACCCGTCAAGCCGTAGCGCCATTCAGATCAGTGAGAGCCCTGCAGAGTCTGGCAATGTTGGCCAAATGCTTTAT AGGATAGAAGACAAGGGGAAGGAATATGGTAAATACTTCAGAGCGGGAGAGTATGTATGGTTTGTGAGAGAGACTG GATCAGCTGAGAGCGAACGTGGAACAGTTGTCTTTCTTCACGGTGCTCCCACGCAGTCTTACAGCTACAGAAATGTCATGTCACAG CTGTCAGAAGACTTCGGCTTCCACTGCTTAGCACCAGATTGGCTAGGATTTGGTTTCAGTGACAAACCACAGGCTGGATATGATGACTTTGATTACAAAG AAGAGGAGTTCCACAAGGAATTTGACAAATTACTGGATAAGCTCCGCGTCAAATCTCCTTTCTATCTAGTCGTTCAG GGATTTCTTGTAGGTTCTTATGGATTGACATGGGCATTAAAGAACCCAAGCAAAATATCAAAGCTTGCAATTCTAAACACCCCACTGACAGTTTCATCTCCCGTTCCTGGACTGTTTAAGCAATTAAG ATTCCCTTTTTTAGGAGAATTTACATGCCAGAATGCAGTTATGGCCGAGCGCTTCATTGAAGCAGGTAGCGC TTACGTGTTGAAGCTCGAAAAGGCTGATGTGTATCGGTTACCATATCTTTCAAGCAGTGGACCTggatttg CGTTACTTGAAACTACAAGGAAAGCCGATTTCAATGGTATATTAAGCCAAATATCATCTGGGTTTGCATCTGGAAG ATGGGATACGCCGACTCTGGTTGTATGGGGGATTTCAGACAAGTATCTCCCTCAGTCTACAGCAGAAGAGTTTCAGAAAGCAAACCCTACCGCGGTCCAGCTTAAGTTGATAGAAGGTGCTGGGCATATGCCACAGGAAGATTG GCCCGAGAGAGTTGTTACTGCTCTACGAGTATTCTTCTAA